In Paroedura picta isolate Pp20150507F chromosome 1, Ppicta_v3.0, whole genome shotgun sequence, the following are encoded in one genomic region:
- the RHOU gene encoding LOW QUALITY PROTEIN: rho-related GTP-binding protein RhoU (The sequence of the model RefSeq protein was modified relative to this genomic sequence to represent the inferred CDS: deleted 2 bases in 1 codon) — protein sequence MRSPWPASTRGSAACRPAPLSLRLLSVPVCPALFGPLPPSYYVIWKQLAGVVCTLSGRGGAEQSAARPRLEVAPIRLPGFGADWKTATLHESLDLRERKSLESAGFRAFRTRFPSRCDSVLRSAAAAAAAQWLCLRGSYCPPGSLPPGPGGCRRSKREKRATSASRSRAAARSRRCLRAGSAAAGQRRWERLWGAAAEPEPVAAGASGFEPRRSIKCVLVGDGAVGKTSLVVSYTTNGYPTEYIPTAFDNFSAVVSVDGRPVRLQLCDTAGQDEFDKLRPLCYTNTDIFLLCFSVVSPSSFQNVSEKWVPEIRCHCPKAPIILVGTQSDLREDVKVLIELDKCKEKPVAEEAARLCAEEIKAASYIECSALTQKNLKEVFDAAIVAGIQYSDTQQQPKKSKSRTPDKMKNLSKSWWKKYCCFV from the exons ATGCGCTCGCCCTGGCCGGCATCCACTCGCGGGAGCGCCGCCTGCCGGCCTGCGCCTCTCTCTCTCAGGCTCCTCTCCGTGCCGGTCTGCCCCGCCCTCTTCGGCCCGCTCCCTCCGTCGTATTATGTCATCTGGAAGCAGCTCGCTGGAGTAGTGTGCACATtgtcagggaggggaggagcggAGCAGAGCGCCGCGCGTCCAAGGCTCGAGGTAGCACCGATTCGCCTTCCTGGCTTCGGAGCCGACTGGAAGACGGCGACTCTGCACGAGAGCCTGGATCTCCGGGAAAGGAAAAGCCTCGAGTCTGCGGGCTTCCGCGCCTTTCGAACAAGATTCCCCTCCCGCTGCGATTCGGTGCTTCGCTCTgctgcggccgccgccgccgcccagtgGCTCTGTCTCCGCGGATCCTACTGTCCTCCAGGGTCTCTTCCACCGGGGCCAGGCGGATGCCGCCGCAGCAAGAGGGAGAAACGGGCTACATCAGCAAGCCGCTCCCGGGCGGCTGCGAGGTCCCGCCGGTGCCTCCGCGCCGGGTCCGCAGCAGCCGGGCAGCGGCGCTGGGAGCGGCTTTGGGGAGCCGCTGCCGAGCCGGAGCCGGTGGCGGCG GGAGCCTCCGGATTTGAACCCCGGCGCAGCATCAAGTGTGTCCTAGTGGGAGACGGCGCGGTGGGCAAGACCAGCTTGGTAGTAAGTTACACCACCAATGGCTACCCCACGGAGTACATACCCACCGCCTTCGACAATTTTTCAG cTGTCGTGTCAGTAGATGGTCGACCAGTTAGGCTCCAGCTCTGTGACACAGCTGGCCAG GATGAATTTGACAAGCTCCGGCCACTGTGCTACACCAACACAGACATCTTTTTGCTGTGCTTCAGCGTGGTGAGCCCTTCCTCTTTCCAGAATGTGAGCGAAAAGTGGGTTCCTGAAATCCGATGCCACTGCCCCAAAGCACCGATTATTCTTGTTGGGACACAGTCAGACCTCCGGGAGGATGTCAAAGTCCTCATTGAGTTAGACAAATGCAAAGAAAAGCCAGTGGCAGAGGAGGCCGCAAGGCTCTGTGCCGAGGAAATAAAAGCTGCCTCTTATATCGAGTGCTCTGCTTTGACTCAGAAAAACCTCAAAGAAGTCTTTGATGCAGCCATTGTTGCTGGCATTCAGTACTCGGATACCCAGCAACAGCCAAAGAAATCGAAAAGCAGGACTCCGGACAAAATGAAAAACCTCTCCAAGTCCTGGTGGAAAAAGTACTGCTGTTTTGTATAG